In Amycolatopsis sp. FBCC-B4732, the genomic stretch CTTCGACAACCTCCTCCCGGTGCTGCAAGCCGTCCAGCCGCAGAAGCTCGCGACCACGCTGACCGCGGTTTCCACGGCGCTGCAGGGCCGTGGCGAGCAGCTCGGGCAGACGATCGGCACCGCCGACGCCTACTTGAAGAACTTCAACCCGGACCTCCCGCAGCTGACGTCGGACATCCGCGACCTCGCCACCGTCTCGAACCTCTACGGCGACATCGCGCCCGACCTCCTCGACGCGCTCACCTCTTCCGCCGTAACGCTCAACACCGTCAAGGAGAAGCAGAGCGAGCTGGCCGGGGTCTACCAGCAGGTGACGTCGTCCTCGCAGGAGGTCGCGGCCTTCCTGGCGAACAACCGCGACAACCTCATCTCCCTGGCCGCCGACAGCCGCGCGCCGCTGGAGGTCGCCGCGAAGTACTCCCCCAGCTTCGTCTGCACCCTCGCTTCGCTGAACGCACTGAGGAAATCCATGGACCAGGTGCTCGGCGCCGGCACCGGCCAGCCAGGCCTGCACGCCGACGTCGCGATCACCGCCGACAGCGGCAAGTACCTGCCCGGCAAGGACGACCCGCGCTACACCGCGGGCGGCGAGCCGCGCTGCTACCCCTCCGGCGTGGCCCCGACGACCGGCACCGCCGCCGCGGCGCCGGGCTCCACCGGGCACCCGCTGCTGACCGGCGGCCAGGGCGACCTCGGCGTCGCCAACTCACCGCAGGAGGAACAGCTGCTGGCCACCCTGGTCGCGCCCTCGATCGGGGTGCCGTCCGCCGACGTCCCGGCGTGGAGCAGCGTGCTCGTCGGCCCGCTCTACCGCGGCACGGAGGTGAAGCTCAAGTGAGGAACATCGCCTCCCCGCTGATCAAGAGCCTGATCTTCATCGCCGTCACCGCGCTCGCGACGGCGCTGCTGGCCGTGTCCATCACGAACACCGGCGTCGGCGCCGGCGAGCGCTACACGGCGAAGTTCCTCGACGCGACCTCGCTCAACGTCGGCGACGACGTCCGCATCTCCGGCGTCCGCGTCGGCCAGGTCGAATCCCTCGACATCAGCGACCGCAACCGGGCGCTGATCGCCTTTTCCCTCGACCAGGGGCGGCGGCTGCCCGCCGACGTGAAGGCGGTCATCAAGTACCGCAACATGGTCGGCCAGCGCTACATCGCGCTGGAGCGCGGGAGCACCGGGACCCGGGAGCAGCTGCCCGAGGGCGGGGAGATTCCGCTGTCGCGCACCACCCCGGCACTCGACCTCACCGATCTCTTCAACGGGTTCAAGCCGCTGTTCCAGGCGCTCTCGCCGAACGACGTCAACGAGCTGTCCGGCGAGATCGTCCAGGTACTGCAGGGCGAAGGCGGCACCGTCGAAAGCCTGCTGGCCCACACCGGCTCGCTGACCACCACCCTCGCCGGGCGCGACAAGGTGATCGGCGAGGTGATCGGGAACCTCAACTCGGTGCTGAAGACGGTCAACGGCAAGGGTGACGCGCTCGCGAACCTCGTGTCCACGCTGCGGCAGCTGGTGTCCGGGCTGGCCGGCGACCGCGCCGCGATCGGTGACGCGATCAGCGGCATCGGCGATCTCACGCAGTCCACCGCCGGGTTGTTCGAGCAGGCCCGGCCGCCGCTGAAGGACAGCATCGCCGGACTGAAGGGCCTCGCCGGCAACCTGGTCCAGAACCAGTCCGATGTGGACAGCTTCCTGACCAACCTCCCGGTGAAGTTCACCGAAATCGGCCGGGTCGCCTCCTACGGCTCGTGGATGAACTTCTTCCTCTGCACCGGCGTCCTGGAAACCTCGCCCCCGCGTGGCGTGCTCGTCCCCACCGCGAGGTGCTCGTCGTGAAGTCCTTCAAGGAACGCAATCCCCTCGTCCTCGGCGTGCTGGGCAGCGTCGCGCTGGCCGCGCTGCTGACCGTCACGTTCAACTACGACAACCTGCCGATCGTCGGCGGCGGCACGACCTACGAGGCCGAGTTCTCCGAAGCCGCCGGGCTGCAAGCGGACGACGAGGTCCGGGTCGCCGGCATCAAGGTCGGTGAGGTCCGGGACGTCGAGCTGGCCGACGACCACGTCCTCGTCTCCTTCCGGGTCAAGAACGCCTGGATCGGCGACCGCACGTCGGCCGAGATCAAGATCAAGACGTTGCTGGGCCGCAAGTTCCTCGCGCTGAACCCGACCGGCGACGACGTCCAGGACCCGGACCGGCCGATCCCGCGGACCCGGACGGTCACGCCCTACGACGTCACCGACGCCTTCAACGGCCTCGCCGACACCGTCGGCGCGATCGACACCAAGCAGCTCGCGGACAGCTTCACCACGCTGTCGGACACCTTCCGCAACTCCCCCGAGCACGTCCGCAGCGCGCTCGACGGGCTTTCCCAGCTCTCGCAGACGGTGTCCAACCGCGACGGCCAGATCGCCGAACTCCTCGCGAACGCGCGGCAGCTGACCACGACGCTGGCGAACTCGAACGACGACTTCGAGAAGCTCATCGACGACGGGAACCTCTTGCTCACCGAGCTCAACCGGCGCCGCGACGCGATCCACGACCTGCTCACCGGCTCGGCGCGCCTCGCCGAGCAGCTCAGCGGGCTCGTAAAGGACAACGCCGGTCAGCTCAAGCCCGCGCTGCAGGCGCTGAACCAGGTGACCGACCTGCTCAAGCGGCAGAACGACAACCTGACCAAGGGCCTGCAGCTGGCCGGGCCGTACTTCCGGGTGGTCACCAACACGACCGGCAACGGCCGCTGGATCGACGCCTACCTCTGCGGCCTGATCCCCGAGAACCACGACCCGTGCACCGTGCCGAAGAACCCGGGAGGCACGAAGTGAGCGCGCTGACCACCACCCGCGCCGGCGTCCTGACGAGCCGGTTCATCGCCGCCGCCCTGCTGCTCGCCCTCGTCGTGACCGCGGGGCTGTGGTGGGTGTTCGCCGGCAGCGGGCAGCACCACGTGACCGCCTTCTTCACCCGCGCGGTCGGCGTCTACCCCGGCTCCGACGTCCGGGTGCTCGGCGTCCGGATCGGCCAGGTCGACGCGGTCACCCCGCGCGGCGAGCAGGTGCAGGTGGACATGTCCGTCGACGGCTCGGTCGGGGTCGCCGAGGACACCACGGTCCTGGTGATCGCGCCCAGCGTCGTCGCCGACCGGTACGTCCAGTTCGCCAAGCCGGCCCGCGGCGGGCCGCGACTGCCCGACGGCGCGTCGATCCCGGTGCAGCGCACCGCGACCCCGGTGGAACTGGACCAGCTCTACGCCAGCCTCGACTCGCTGTCGAAGGCGCTCGGCCCGGACGGCGCCAACTCCCAGGGCGCGCTGTCGGACCTGCTCAAGACCGGCGCGCAGAACCTGCAGGGCAACGGCCGCGCGTTCAACGACAGCGTGCGCAACTTCGCGCAGCTGGCGCGCACGCTGGCCGGGAACTCGGGCGACCTGTTCGGCACGGTCGACGAGCTCCAGCGGTTCACCACCATGCTGGCCACGAACGACCAGCAGGTAGGCAGCGTGAACCAGCAGCTCTCGCAGATCTCCGGCACGCTGGCCGCCAACAGCGGCGAGCTGGCGCGGGCCCTCGACGGCCTCGGCCGCGCGCTCGCCGACGTCCAGGGGTTCATCCGGGACAACCGCGGCGCGCTCAAGTCCAATGTGGACAATTTGGTGACGACCACCCGGACGCTCGTCGAACAGCGCGCCTCGCTGGCCGGCACGATCGACGCCGTCCCGCTGGCCGTGACGAACGTGCTGAACGCGGTCGATCCGGCCACCGGGCGGCTGCGCGGCCGCGAAAACATCGACTACTACCTCGAGCCGCTGCCGCTGCCGGTCACCGGCGACGTCTACACCAACGGGGGTGGCCGGTGAAGCGGATCCTCGCCACCGCGGCCGCCGGGTGCCTGCTGCTCGCGGGCTGCTCGTCCGGTGAGTTCAAGGGTGTCTACGACCTGCCGCTGCCCGGCGGCGCCGACGTCGGCGACCACCCGTACTCGGTGACCGTGCAGTTCGCCGACGTGCTCGACCTGGTGCCGCAGGCCGCGGTGAAGGTCGGCGACGTCCCGGTCGGGCGGGTGCGGGAGGTCCGGCTCGGCGGCGACGGCTGGACGGCCGAAACCGTGCTGGAGGTCAACGGCGACGTCGTGCTGCCCGCCAACGCGATCGCGCGGCTGCGCCAGTCCAGCCTGCTCGGCGAGAAGTTCGTCGAGCTGGCCGCCCCGGACGGCGCGTCGTCCGGTCCCGGGGTCGCGCGGCTGGCGGACAAGGCCACGATCACCGTGGACCGCACCAACCGCAACCCCGAGTTCGAAGAGATCTTCGGCGCCCTTTCGCTGCTGCTCAACGGCGGCGGCATCGGGCAGCTGCAGACGATCAACCGCGAGCTGTCGAAGGTGATGGACGGCAACGAGGGGCAGATCCGCTCGTTCCTGTCCGGGGTGAACACCCTGATGACCGACCTGGACGCGCACCGCTCGGACATCACCGAGGCCCTCGACGGGATGAACCGGCTGTCGGCGACGCTCGCGAACCGCCACAGCCAGGTCTCCGGCGCGCTGACCGACCTGACGCCCGGACTGCAATCGCTCACCGACCAGCGCACCCAGCTCGTCTCGATGCTGCAGGCGCTCGACCGGCTCTCGACCGTGGCCACCGACGTCGTCGACCGCAGCCGCGACGACATGGTCGCGGACCTGCGCGCGCTCGCGCCGATCCTGGGTCAGCTGGCCGCGGCCGGGGAGAACCTGCCGCAGTCGCTGCAGCTGCTCCCGACGTTCCCCTTTCCGGATTCGGTGCTGCCCGCGGTGAAGGGCGACTACATCAACGCGTTCGCTTCGATGATCCCGGCGCCCGGCGTGCC encodes the following:
- a CDS encoding MCE family protein is translated as MRRDTRRKAGIRTAGVLFLVVMGVLVTLSIKIYDKDFVSTVPVTLKTSRIGNQLSAGGQVKARGVLVGEIRDVRATPQGAEIALALEPGKVDMLPRTVSALLVPKTLFGERYVQLSIPDGARAPHLTAGDTIEQDRSANAIELERVFDNLLPVLQAVQPQKLATTLTAVSTALQGRGEQLGQTIGTADAYLKNFNPDLPQLTSDIRDLATVSNLYGDIAPDLLDALTSSAVTLNTVKEKQSELAGVYQQVTSSSQEVAAFLANNRDNLISLAADSRAPLEVAAKYSPSFVCTLASLNALRKSMDQVLGAGTGQPGLHADVAITADSGKYLPGKDDPRYTAGGEPRCYPSGVAPTTGTAAAAPGSTGHPLLTGGQGDLGVANSPQEEQLLATLVAPSIGVPSADVPAWSSVLVGPLYRGTEVKLK
- a CDS encoding MCE family protein, whose amino-acid sequence is MRNIASPLIKSLIFIAVTALATALLAVSITNTGVGAGERYTAKFLDATSLNVGDDVRISGVRVGQVESLDISDRNRALIAFSLDQGRRLPADVKAVIKYRNMVGQRYIALERGSTGTREQLPEGGEIPLSRTTPALDLTDLFNGFKPLFQALSPNDVNELSGEIVQVLQGEGGTVESLLAHTGSLTTTLAGRDKVIGEVIGNLNSVLKTVNGKGDALANLVSTLRQLVSGLAGDRAAIGDAISGIGDLTQSTAGLFEQARPPLKDSIAGLKGLAGNLVQNQSDVDSFLTNLPVKFTEIGRVASYGSWMNFFLCTGVLETSPPRGVLVPTARCSS
- a CDS encoding MCE family protein, whose protein sequence is MKSFKERNPLVLGVLGSVALAALLTVTFNYDNLPIVGGGTTYEAEFSEAAGLQADDEVRVAGIKVGEVRDVELADDHVLVSFRVKNAWIGDRTSAEIKIKTLLGRKFLALNPTGDDVQDPDRPIPRTRTVTPYDVTDAFNGLADTVGAIDTKQLADSFTTLSDTFRNSPEHVRSALDGLSQLSQTVSNRDGQIAELLANARQLTTTLANSNDDFEKLIDDGNLLLTELNRRRDAIHDLLTGSARLAEQLSGLVKDNAGQLKPALQALNQVTDLLKRQNDNLTKGLQLAGPYFRVVTNTTGNGRWIDAYLCGLIPENHDPCTVPKNPGGTK
- a CDS encoding MCE family protein, encoding MSALTTTRAGVLTSRFIAAALLLALVVTAGLWWVFAGSGQHHVTAFFTRAVGVYPGSDVRVLGVRIGQVDAVTPRGEQVQVDMSVDGSVGVAEDTTVLVIAPSVVADRYVQFAKPARGGPRLPDGASIPVQRTATPVELDQLYASLDSLSKALGPDGANSQGALSDLLKTGAQNLQGNGRAFNDSVRNFAQLARTLAGNSGDLFGTVDELQRFTTMLATNDQQVGSVNQQLSQISGTLAANSGELARALDGLGRALADVQGFIRDNRGALKSNVDNLVTTTRTLVEQRASLAGTIDAVPLAVTNVLNAVDPATGRLRGRENIDYYLEPLPLPVTGDVYTNGGGR
- a CDS encoding MCE family protein, translating into MKRILATAAAGCLLLAGCSSGEFKGVYDLPLPGGADVGDHPYSVTVQFADVLDLVPQAAVKVGDVPVGRVREVRLGGDGWTAETVLEVNGDVVLPANAIARLRQSSLLGEKFVELAAPDGASSGPGVARLADKATITVDRTNRNPEFEEIFGALSLLLNGGGIGQLQTINRELSKVMDGNEGQIRSFLSGVNTLMTDLDAHRSDITEALDGMNRLSATLANRHSQVSGALTDLTPGLQSLTDQRTQLVSMLQALDRLSTVATDVVDRSRDDMVADLRALAPILGQLAAAGENLPQSLQLLPTFPFPDSVLPAVKGDYINAFASMIPAPGVPLPAPGEGVPPGLPPLPLTSGGQ